CAAGCAGGTGATTTTGCAAAAAGTTCGTGAAGCCGAGCGCGATCGCCAATACGAAGAGTTCAAGGATCGCGCAGGTACAATAATCAACGGTCAGGTCAAACGCGAGGAATACGGCAATGTGATTGTCGATGTAGGGCGCGGAGAAGCGATCCTGCGGCGCAATGAAAAAATTGGCCGTGAAAGCTACCGTCCAAATGATCGCATCCGCTGCTACATCAAAGAAGTTCGCCGCGAAACCAGAGGCCCGCAGATTTTCCTTAGCCGCACCGACCCGCAGTTCATGGCCGAGCTGTTTAAAATGGAAGTGCCGGAAATCTATGAAGGTGTGATCGAGATTAAATCGGTCGCACGTGACCCCGGATCGCGTGCTAAAATTGCGGTGATCACCAATGATAATTCAATTGATCCTGTGGGGGCCTGTGTTGGTATGCGCGGCAGCCGGGTGCAGGCCGTGGTGAATGAGCTGCAGGGCGAAAAGATTGATATTATTCCTTGGAATGAAGATCAGCCAACATTTTTGGTCAATGCGCTGCAACCAGCTGAGGTTAGCAAAGTTGTTCTGGATGAAGAAGCCGAGCGCATCGAAGTGGTGGTGCCCGAAGAACAGCTGAGCTTGGCCATTGGGCGTCGCGGTCAAAACGTGCGCTTGGCCAGCCAGCTTACGGGTCTAGATATCGACATCATGACCGAGGCCGAGGAAAGCGCACGCCGGCAGAAAGAATTTGAAGAGCGTACGCAACTCTTTATTGAAACCCTCGATCTGGATGAATTTTTTGCTCAGTTGCTGGTTTCTGAAGGCTTTACCAACCTTGAAGAGGTTGCCTATGTTGAGCTTGAAGAGCTGTTGGTGATCGATGGTGTAGATGAAGGCACAGCAGAAGAGCTGCAAACCCGCGCCCGTGAACATCTCGAAGAACAGGCTCGTAAGGCACTTGAGCGTGCCCGCGAACTGGGCGCGGAAGATAGCCTGATTAACTTTGAAGGTCTGACACCACAGATGGTTCAGGTTTTGGCAGAAGATGGCATTAAAACGCTTGATGATTTTGCCACCTGCGCAGATTGGGAACTGGCCGGCGGCTGGACGACTGTCGACGGTGAACGGGTGAAAGACGATGGTTTGCTTGAACCCTTTGATGTGAGCCTGCAAGAGGCACAGGACTTCGTCATGACAGCCCGGATTACGTTGGGCTGGGTTGATCCAAATGATTTGGTTCAGGACGACGCGGAGGGGGAAGATGAAGGTGAGCCCGAAACCGCCCCTGAGACGGCTTCTTAACTTTTCTTAAACTCAGCTAGGAGCATCATGTCACGTACCGCGACAGAAAAAAAATCAGCACAGCAGCCTGAGCGTAAATGTATCGCGACTGGTGAAGTGCAGCCCAAGTATGGGCTTATTCGATTTGTCGTCGGACCGGATCAAATGGTGGTGCCTGATGTTCTAGAGAAGCTGCCCGGTCGGGGGATATGGGTTGCTGCAGATCGACAGGCTCTTGAAAAAGCATGTAAAACTGGATTATTTTCGCGCAGTGCCAAAACTGCAGTTAAACTTTCCGAGCACCTACTTGGGGATCTTGAACGGCAATTGGCGCGTCGTGTGGTCGATTTAATCAGTTTGGCACGCAAGTCCGGGCGCGCTGTAGCAGGTTATGAAAAAGTCAAAGACTGGTTGGTAAAAGATCAGGCGGAAGTTCTACTGCAGTCGAGTGATGGGTCCGAGCGTGGTAAGTCAAAATTAAGCACGCCCTATGGCGGGTCGTTCATTGGGTGGCTTACATCAGATGAACTTGGCACGGCATTTGGGCGACAAACTGTGATTCATTGTGCGCTTACGTCTGGCGGAATAACGCAGCGTGTAGTAAATGAGGCGCAAAGACTGAAAGGTCTGCGCGGAATTGACGGTGGCTCTGCCCCGTCCAGAAGGAAAAGACAGCTAGATGAGCGATAGTGACGGCAAAAAAACCTTGGGATTGCGCGGCGCTCCCCGCTCGGGGAACGTAAAGCAGAGCTTTAGCCATGGCCGAACGAAAAGTGTTGTGGTGGAAACCAAACGCAAACGCGTCGTGGTGCCGAAAGCCGGGGCGGCAAAACCGGCGGGCCCACAATCTGCTGGGGCGCCGTCTAAAAAACGGCCGGCGGGTATTTCAGACGCTGAAATGGATCGCCGTCTCAAAGCGGTACAAGCAGCTAAAGCGCGTGAATCCGAAGAATCGGCTAACCGTGCAGCACAAGATAAAGCGCGCGAAGAAGAGCGCGCTCGCCGTCGGTCCGAGCAAGAGGCAAAAGATCGCGAGCAACGCGAGGCTGAAGAACGGGCGCGCCAAAAATCCGAACAGGAAGAAAAAGAACGCAAGGACGCTGAAGAAAAAGCCAAACAGGCTGCCGCTGCTGCCAAAGTGGCCGAAACAGCGCCGCCACCAAAGAAAGAGGGCGAAATTACGCGCCCAACTGCAAAGCAGCCGCAAGCCCCAGCATCGCGCAAAAAAGATCGAGATAATGATCAAAACCGCCGCGGCAACAAAGGCCGTGATGATGGACGACGCTCGGGTAAGCTGACGCTCACTCAGGCACTTTCCGGCGACGGAGGGCGGCAGAAATCCATGGCTGCGATGAAGCGCAAGCAAGAGCGGGCGCGTCAAAAGGCTATGGGCGCGGTGCAAGAGCACGAAAAAGTGGTGCGTGAAGTCCAACTGCCTGAGGCCATTTTAGTTTCGGAATTGGCCAACCGCATGGCCGAACGAGTGGCAGAAGTTGTAAAATCACTAATGAATATGGGCATGATGGTTACCCAAAACCAAACCATTGATGCCGATACAGCCGAATTGATTATTGAAGAGTTTGGCCACAAAGTTGTACGGGTTTCGGACTCGGACGTCGAAGACGTGATCAACGAAATTGAAGACGACGAAACAGATCTCATAGCGCGACCACCGGTGATCACCATTATGGGCCATGTTGACCATGGTAAAACATCGCTTCTCGATGCAATCCGTAACACCAAAGTGGTTACTGGCGAAGCGGGCGGCATCACCCAGCATATTGGTGCCTATCAGGTTAAAACAGACGGCGGCGCCGTTTTGTCATTTTTGGACACCCCAGGCCATGCGGCCTTTACATCAATGCGCTCGCGCGGCGCTCAAGTGACCGATATTGTTGTGTTAGTGGTTGCAGCTGATGATGCCGTAATGCCGCAAACTGTTGAAGCGATTAACCACGCAAAAGCTGCTGAAGTGCCGGTGATTGTTGCGATTAACAAAATCGACAAGCCCGAAGCCAATCCGGACAAAGTTCGCACAGATTTGCTGCAACATGAAATAATCGTTGAAAAGCTTTCTGGTGAGGTGCAAGACGTCGAGGTTTCCGCCATTGATGGTCAGGGGCTGGATGAACTGCTTGAGGCCATTGCACTTCAGGCCGAAATCCTTGAGCTGAAAGCCAACCCAGATCGCGCCGCACAAGGTGCCGTGATCGAAGCCCAGCTGGATGTGGGCCGTGGGCCAGTGGCCACGGTTCTGGTTCAGAAAGGAACCTTAAACCAAGGCGACATTTTTGTTGTTGGTGAGCAATGGGGTAAAGTCCGAGCGTTGATTAACGATAAGGGCGAACGGATTAAAACCGCGGGCCCATCGGTTCCTGTCGAGGTTCTCGGACTGAACGGCACACCTGAAGCGGGTGATGTCCTCAATGTGGTGGATGCCGAAGCGCAAGCGCGTGAAATTGCCGATTACCGCGCAGATCTGGCCAAAGAAAAACGGGCCGCCGCTGGTGCAGCAACCACTTTGGAACAGCTGATGGCCAAGGCAAAAGAAGACGAAAATGTCTCGGAATTGCCCATATTGGTCAAAGCCGATGTGCAAGGTTCGGCCGAAGCCATCGTGCAAGCTATGGAAAAAATCGGCAATTCAGAAGTGCGCGTACGGGTACTACACTCTGGTGTGGGCGCGATTACGGAAACAGACATCGGTCTGGCCGAAGCCTCGGGCGCGCCAGTGATGGGCTTTAACGTGCGGGCCAATGCCTCGGCCCGTAATACGGCCAACCAGAAAAGTGTCGAGATTCGCTATTATTCGGTGATTTATGATCTGGTGGATGACGTAAAAGCAGCGGCCAGTGGTCTTTTAAGTGCAGAGATTCGCGAAACCTTTATCGGATATGCCAAGATCAAAGAGGTCTTCAAGGTCTCGGGTGTTGGCAAAGTGGCTGGCTGTCTGGTCACCGAGGGTGTTGCCCGGCGGAGTGCTGGTGTACGGCTTTTGCGTGATGATGTGGTGATCCATGAAGGCACGCTTAAGACACTCAAACGGTTCAAGGACGAGGTTCCAGAAGTGCAATCCGGTCAGGAATGCGGGATGGCTTTTGAGAATTACGATGATATCCGCGCTGACGATGTGATCGAAATTTTCGAGCGTCAAGAAGTCAAGCGGGTCCTCGACTAATCTAAAGCGGGTTTTAATTTGGCCCCATGCGCACACGGCGCTTGGGGTTAAAGCCAATCTCTTAAGATCGGAATAAGCGGTAGATCAGCCGCCGGCATTGGATATTTGGACAAATCCTTTGCCAGCACCCATTTCAATGACTGACCTTCTTTTGCCTGCACGATACCGGACCACTTCCGGCAGGCAAAAAGCGGCATTAGCAAATGAAAATCTTCATATTTGTGGCTGGCAAACGTCAGCGGTGCCAGACAGCTGTCCCAGGTTTCGATCCCCAGCTCTTCGTGCAACTCTCGGACCAGCGCGGCCTCAGGGGTTTCGCCCTTTTCCACTTTCCCGCCCGGAAACTCCCAAAGGCCAGCCATGGATTTACCTTTGGGCCTTTGGGCAAGTAGAACCCGGCCATCACGATCAATCAGCGCAACGGCAGAAACCAGTATCATTTTCATGAGCGGTAGTCCGCATTTATGGAGATATATCCATGGGTTAGATCACAGGTCCAAACCGTTGCCTGACCAGACCCAAGCGCCAGATCAACAGAGATTACCACCTCTTGGTTCAGCATATAGCCTGCCCCCTGCTCTTCGCTATAATCCGGCGATACCCAGCCGTTTTCTGCAACGGTGATGTCACCGAATTTTATCGTCAGCAAATCGCGTTCAGCGGCAGCGCCTGATTTGCCTATGGCCATCACGATACGGCCCCAATTTGGATCTTCACCAGCAATCGCAGTTTTGACCAAAGGTGAGTTGGCAATAGCCATAGCGTGGGTTTTAGCGTCCTGATCACTGAGAGCGCCAGTGACACGAACCTCGACAAATTTACTGGCGCCTTCGCCGTCGCGCACTACTTGGTGAGCCAGATCAAGCATTAACTTGTTTAAGCCATCTCGAAACCCGCCATGACGTGCAGTTATTTCAACCCCGCTTGCGCCGGTTGCTGCGATTAAAAGCGTATCAGAGGTTGAGGTATCACTGTCTACTGTGATTGCGTTAAACGTGGTTTCATTCAACTCAGATACCAGCGCCTGCAGATCCTGCTGGGTGATCTTGGCATCGGTAAAAAGATAAACCAGCATGGTCGCCATATCCGGGGCGATCATTCCCGAACCTTTGGCAATGCCGGCTATACTGACCGTTCCCTCTGGGGTTTGCACATTGCAATGCGCGCCTTTGGGATAGGTATCAGTGGTCATGATTGCCTGCGCCGCATCGGCAATTTTATCGGCGTGCAAACTGGTAACCAAGGTCGGCAATTGGGCTGTGATCCGTTCATGGGGCAACGGCTCACCAATCACGCCAGTGGAGGATGAAAACACGCGATCTTCTGGAATAGAAAGCTCGGATGCAACAGCGCTGGTGATAGCCTTTACAGCCTCTCCTCCGCTTTGCCCGGTAAAGGCGTTAGCATTGCCTGAGTTAACAAGGATTGCCGCCCCGCTCTCATGGGATGTATTGCCGATTTTACGTTGGCAATCCAGAACTGGCGCAGCGCGTGTGCTGGATCGGGTAAACACTCCGGCCACCGCCGTACCCGCCGCCAATTCAGCGAGCATAACATCATCACGCCCCTTATATTTTACCTCGGCGGCACTGCTGGCAAAGCGCACCCCGCCAATGGCTGGAAGCTTGGGAAATGCCTTGGGCGCCAGCGGCGACCGTTTTTCGCCCACTGCCATCACTCAGACATCAGCTCTGACTGTGAGATCACCGCAACACCAATGTCATCAACAGGCGTACGGTTAATCGTGGCCTGTTGGCGCAACTCTTCAATCTGGCCTTCAATGGCCGTACGTTGCAGCTCGGCGATAATTTCACTGCGCACCTCACCAAGTGCAGGGGCCGAAATTGCACGCGTATCGTTCAATTTGATAACATGCCAGCCAAAATCTGTTTTGACTGGGCTGGATATAGCCCCTTTTTCCATTGTAACTACGGCAGCTTCAAAGGGTGGAACCATCATCCCCAGCCCAAACCAACCAAGAGCGCCGCCACCTGGACCCGATGGCCCTGTTGAAAACTCTTTGGCCAATTCGACAAAATCAGCACCCGCCTGAAGTTTATCAATTAAATTAACGGCAGCCTCTTCGGTTTCTACCAAGATATGAGAGGCATCATACTCCATGCCCATGTCTGCATCCGCGTAACGGGCGTCATAGGAAGCTGCGATTTCGTCTTCTCCAATTGCTTGCGCGGATAGCTCTTCGACAGCTTGTGAGGCTTTCATTAGGCGGCGGTCATTTTCAAGGGTTAACCGAATTTCGCGACTATCTGTGTCTCCGATCAGATCGGCCAATAGGGTTTGTTGAATAAGCTGTTCCAAAATACCATCGAAAAGCTGTTCATTTGGAAGGTTTCGATATTGCTCTGGCAGGCCTTCACGCACTAAAATCATATGCCCGACAGTAATTTCTGTGCCGTTGACTGACGCGACCACAGTATCGGCTGATGGCTCGGCCTGCACAGCTGATGCGGTCACTGCACCAAGAATGATGGCTGCAAAGATTGAATTTCTTCGGTTTGTCACGGTATTTCCCCTTTAATTACTTGTCTTGCTTGGTCGCTAACGTTGACACTGTCGTACCAGCCGCTTACATCGCTAAAGGCAACTGCAGTGCCACGCTATAACTCCTATTGCCAGAGCGCGCGTAGGGCAAGACCAGGTTGCAATTTGTTGCACCATTTTAAGGATGGAGAGATCATGCTGGGGTTTGGAAAAATCGCCAAAAAGGTGTTTGGAACACCCAACGA
The nucleotide sequence above comes from Rhodobacteraceae bacterium Araon29. Encoded proteins:
- the argJ gene encoding bifunctional glutamate N-acetyltransferase/amino-acid acetyltransferase ArgJ, with protein sequence MAVGEKRSPLAPKAFPKLPAIGGVRFASSAAEVKYKGRDDVMLAELAAGTAVAGVFTRSSTRAAPVLDCQRKIGNTSHESGAAILVNSGNANAFTGQSGGEAVKAITSAVASELSIPEDRVFSSSTGVIGEPLPHERITAQLPTLVTSLHADKIADAAQAIMTTDTYPKGAHCNVQTPEGTVSIAGIAKGSGMIAPDMATMLVYLFTDAKITQQDLQALVSELNETTFNAITVDSDTSTSDTLLIAATGASGVEITARHGGFRDGLNKLMLDLAHQVVRDGEGASKFVEVRVTGALSDQDAKTHAMAIANSPLVKTAIAGEDPNWGRIVMAIGKSGAAAERDLLTIKFGDITVAENGWVSPDYSEEQGAGYMLNQEVVISVDLALGSGQATVWTCDLTHGYISINADYRS
- the mutT gene encoding 8-oxo-dGTP diphosphatase MutT, which codes for MKMILVSAVALIDRDGRVLLAQRPKGKSMAGLWEFPGGKVEKGETPEAALVRELHEELGIETWDSCLAPLTFASHKYEDFHLLMPLFACRKWSGIVQAKEGQSLKWVLAKDLSKYPMPAADLPLIPILRDWL
- the nusA gene encoding transcription termination/antitermination protein NusA, yielding MAITSANQLELLQTAEAVAREKMIDPILVIEAMEESLARAAKSRYGAEMDIRVAIDRKTGRAAFTRVRTVVEDEELENYQAEMTVEQAQQYLEDPAVGDQFIEEIPPVDMGRIAAQSAKQVILQKVREAERDRQYEEFKDRAGTIINGQVKREEYGNVIVDVGRGEAILRRNEKIGRESYRPNDRIRCYIKEVRRETRGPQIFLSRTDPQFMAELFKMEVPEIYEGVIEIKSVARDPGSRAKIAVITNDNSIDPVGACVGMRGSRVQAVVNELQGEKIDIIPWNEDQPTFLVNALQPAEVSKVVLDEEAERIEVVVPEEQLSLAIGRRGQNVRLASQLTGLDIDIMTEAEESARRQKEFEERTQLFIETLDLDEFFAQLLVSEGFTNLEEVAYVELEELLVIDGVDEGTAEELQTRAREHLEEQARKALERARELGAEDSLINFEGLTPQMVQVLAEDGIKTLDDFATCADWELAGGWTTVDGERVKDDGLLEPFDVSLQEAQDFVMTARITLGWVDPNDLVQDDAEGEDEGEPETAPETAS
- a CDS encoding peptidylprolyl isomerase encodes the protein MILVREGLPEQYRNLPNEQLFDGILEQLIQQTLLADLIGDTDSREIRLTLENDRRLMKASQAVEELSAQAIGEDEIAASYDARYADADMGMEYDASHILVETEEAAVNLIDKLQAGADFVELAKEFSTGPSGPGGGALGWFGLGMMVPPFEAAVVTMEKGAISSPVKTDFGWHVIKLNDTRAISAPALGEVRSEIIAELQRTAIEGQIEELRQQATINRTPVDDIGVAVISQSELMSE
- a CDS encoding RNA-binding protein, which produces MSRTATEKKSAQQPERKCIATGEVQPKYGLIRFVVGPDQMVVPDVLEKLPGRGIWVAADRQALEKACKTGLFSRSAKTAVKLSEHLLGDLERQLARRVVDLISLARKSGRAVAGYEKVKDWLVKDQAEVLLQSSDGSERGKSKLSTPYGGSFIGWLTSDELGTAFGRQTVIHCALTSGGITQRVVNEAQRLKGLRGIDGGSAPSRRKRQLDER
- the infB gene encoding translation initiation factor IF-2, with the protein product MSDSDGKKTLGLRGAPRSGNVKQSFSHGRTKSVVVETKRKRVVVPKAGAAKPAGPQSAGAPSKKRPAGISDAEMDRRLKAVQAAKARESEESANRAAQDKAREEERARRRSEQEAKDREQREAEERARQKSEQEEKERKDAEEKAKQAAAAAKVAETAPPPKKEGEITRPTAKQPQAPASRKKDRDNDQNRRGNKGRDDGRRSGKLTLTQALSGDGGRQKSMAAMKRKQERARQKAMGAVQEHEKVVREVQLPEAILVSELANRMAERVAEVVKSLMNMGMMVTQNQTIDADTAELIIEEFGHKVVRVSDSDVEDVINEIEDDETDLIARPPVITIMGHVDHGKTSLLDAIRNTKVVTGEAGGITQHIGAYQVKTDGGAVLSFLDTPGHAAFTSMRSRGAQVTDIVVLVVAADDAVMPQTVEAINHAKAAEVPVIVAINKIDKPEANPDKVRTDLLQHEIIVEKLSGEVQDVEVSAIDGQGLDELLEAIALQAEILELKANPDRAAQGAVIEAQLDVGRGPVATVLVQKGTLNQGDIFVVGEQWGKVRALINDKGERIKTAGPSVPVEVLGLNGTPEAGDVLNVVDAEAQAREIADYRADLAKEKRAAAGAATTLEQLMAKAKEDENVSELPILVKADVQGSAEAIVQAMEKIGNSEVRVRVLHSGVGAITETDIGLAEASGAPVMGFNVRANASARNTANQKSVEIRYYSVIYDLVDDVKAAASGLLSAEIRETFIGYAKIKEVFKVSGVGKVAGCLVTEGVARRSAGVRLLRDDVVIHEGTLKTLKRFKDEVPEVQSGQECGMAFENYDDIRADDVIEIFERQEVKRVLD